A genomic segment from Aegilops tauschii subsp. strangulata cultivar AL8/78 chromosome 1, Aet v6.0, whole genome shotgun sequence encodes:
- the LOC141026365 gene encoding uncharacterized protein, protein MFSHFWALFYIACLLLLRCVLHGNFQRITKNNCISLTFTTVEATSLYRCASLRHLDLSYNYLKGELPAGIGRALGANLTSLMLNGNYFTGTIPTSLSRLQNLRSLELDNNYLAGTIPPELGALRGLQTLTLGYNSFGMGELPASFKNLTKLKILQARSSNLTSDFPSYVTEMSELGELGLSINALTGSIPPGHWNLTKLRFLTVYANNLTGEVIIDDGAFGVLNLVTIDLSADHKLSEPIPKAVAHLPKLQTLNLFYNNFSGQIPEGLCENGKLEYLNVGQNILSGSIPASLAGCATLKRLILSNNKLSGNVPSFF, encoded by the exons ATGTTTTCACACTTTTGGGCCCTCTTTTACATTGCCTGTTTGCTTCTGCTTAGGTGTGTCCTTCATGGAAACTTTCAGAGGATCACCAAGAACAACTGCATCTCGTTGACATTCAC AACCGTTGAGGCGACCAGCCTGTACCGCTGCGCTTCGCTCCGGCATCTCGACCTGTCTTATAACTACCTCAAGGGCGAGCTCCCCGCCGGCATTGGCCGCGCCCTCGGAGCGAACCTCACCTCCCTAATGCTGAACGGGAACTACTTCACCGGTACCATCCCCACCTCCTTGTCCCGACTTCAGAACCTGCGGTCGCTTGAGCTGGACAACAACTACCTCGCCGGCACCATCCCGCCAGAGCTCGGCGCCCTGAGGGGCCTCCAGACGCTGACGCTTGGGTACAACTCATTCGGCATGGGCGAACTGCCGGCGTCGTTTAAGAACCTGACCAAGCTGAAAATCTTGCAGGCGAGGAGTTCCAACCTCACCAGCGACTTCCCGAGCTATGTGACAGAGATGTCGGAATTGGGGGAGCTCGGTCTCTCCATCAACGCCTTGACAGGAAGTATACCTCCGGGCCACTGGAACCTCACCAAGTTACGATTTCTGACTGTATATGCAAACAACCTCACCGGCGAGGTCATCATCGACGATGGTGCTTTCGGCGTGTTGAATTTGGTGACCATCGACCTGTCCGCGGATCACAAGCTAAGTGAGCCGATTCCGAAAGCCGTTGCTCACTTGCCGAAGCTCCAAACGTTGAACTTGTTCTACAACAACTTCTCTGGTCAGATACCCGAGGGTTTGTGCGAGAACGGCAAGTTGGAGTATCTCAATGTCGGACAAAACATCTTGAGTGGCTCCATCCCAGCAAGCCTCGCTGGTTGCGCCACACTCAAGCGATTGATACTTAGCAACAACAAGCTTTCTGGCAATGTGCCTTCTTTCTTTTAG